The genomic window CTAAAGATGTTGTTCTGTATGGCTTTGGCCGGATTGGCCGCCTACTGGCGCGCATCCTGGTCGAGAAAGCCGGTGGCGGTAACCTGTTGCGCCTGCGTGCTATCGTCGTACGCGGTCGCGGTGACGTCGCCAAGGATCTGGAAAAGCGCGCCAGCCTGCTGCGTCGTGATTCCGTCCATGGCCCGTTTGAGGGTACGATCAGCATAGACGTGGAAGCGCGTACGCTGACAGTGAACGGGAATGTCGTCCAGGTTATCTACGCCGACTCGCCAGACGAGATTGATTACACCCATTACGCTATCGACAATGCCGTGGTTGTCGATAATACCGGTATCTGGCGTGATGAAGCCGGCCTTGGCCAGCACTTGGCATGCAAAGGCGTTTCAAAGGCATTGTTGACGGCGCCCGGCAAAGGCTCAATCAAGAACATTGTTTATGGCATCAATCATGATGCTGTTACGGAAGACGACAAGATCATCTCTGCAGCGTCCTGCACCACCAATGCTATCGTGCCCGTTCTCAAAGCATTGAACGACCAGTACGGCGTGGTCACCGGCCATGTGGAAACCGTGCATGCCTATACCAACGACCAGAACCTTATCGATAACTACCATAAAGGTGATCGTCGTGGCCGCAGCGCAGCGCTGAACATGGTATTGACCGAAACCGGTGCGGCCAAAGCCGTGGCCAAGGCGCTGCCTGAGCTTGAAGGCAAGCTGACGGGTAACGCCATTCGCGTGCCGACGCCTAACGTTTCCATGGCGATTCTCAACCTGACTCTGGAGAAAGACACCGACGCAGAAGCACTGAATGACTACCTACGCGATGTTTCCATCAATTCTTCCTACCAGAAGCAGATTGATTTTGTAGATTCGCCCGAGGTGGTGTCATCTGATTTCGTCGGCAATCGTCATGCCGGTATTGTTGATGCCAAGGCGACCATTGCCAGCGATAATCATGCTGTCGTCTACGTCTGGTATGACAATGAGTTTGGCTACAGCTGTCAGGTCGTGCGTATCCTGCAGCAAATGTCCAACGTCACCTTCCTGAAGCTGCCACATGCGTGATTTCACGCCATGATGAGGTCATTACAACGCCACCTACGGGTGGCGTTGCTGTTTCTGGGGGTTAATCCAGCAAAAGCTATGCCCGTTTCGTCTATGACACTTTTAGTATATAGCACTTTTGGCGAGCGTCAGGGATGTGGTCATTGG from Halomonas sp. CH40 includes these protein-coding regions:
- a CDS encoding glyceraldehyde-3-phosphate dehydrogenase; translation: MSQQTLDNIFQEWQSNEALAEQMIPLVGRLYRQNNVVATMFGRSLIKRSVIRILKDHRFVRKIEGTELSVQDTFPIVKAMCDLNLGPAHVDIGKLGVMLKKQGGGDVEAFLRKELHEIVDGYQPGASIGEPKDVVLYGFGRIGRLLARILVEKAGGGNLLRLRAIVVRGRGDVAKDLEKRASLLRRDSVHGPFEGTISIDVEARTLTVNGNVVQVIYADSPDEIDYTHYAIDNAVVVDNTGIWRDEAGLGQHLACKGVSKALLTAPGKGSIKNIVYGINHDAVTEDDKIISAASCTTNAIVPVLKALNDQYGVVTGHVETVHAYTNDQNLIDNYHKGDRRGRSAALNMVLTETGAAKAVAKALPELEGKLTGNAIRVPTPNVSMAILNLTLEKDTDAEALNDYLRDVSINSSYQKQIDFVDSPEVVSSDFVGNRHAGIVDAKATIASDNHAVVYVWYDNEFGYSCQVVRILQQMSNVTFLKLPHA